The following proteins are co-located in the Salvelinus namaycush isolate Seneca chromosome 31, SaNama_1.0, whole genome shotgun sequence genome:
- the LOC120025903 gene encoding THAP domain-containing protein 1 isoform X1, producing the protein MVQSCSAYGCKNRYHKDKNISFHKFPLARPDVCVKWVAAMRRNNFKPTRYSNICSQHFTKDCFKPECNNRVLKESAVPSLFCFSKLQIKAESLADPFPPEMDFPLTLPSLPLSDTEEPQQEIQTETHHTVDPLPLVENLPHSMSISCDHNYTVEDTVQQKKRIEQLEEQLDKLRKKLKTVQQKCRRQERQLKRFKAIGEFQRVNRDPALGEGYVILPKQLYDALKGIEPVEGP; encoded by the exons ATGGTCCAATCGTGCTCAGCTTACGGATGCAAAAACAGATATCATAAAGACAAAAACATTTCATTTCACAA GTTCCCGCTAGCACGGCCAGACGTGTGTGTAAAATGGGTCGCGGCAATGAGGAGAAACAACTTCAAACCTACCAGATACAGTAATATCTGCTCTCAGCATTTCACCAAAGACTGCTTCAAACCAGAGTGTAACAACAGAGTCCTGAAGGAGAGTGCTGTGCCTTCACTATTCTGTTTCAGTAAACTACAAATCAAg GCAGAGTCCTTGGCAGACCCGTTCCCTCCAGAGATGGACTTCCCTCtgaccctcccctccctccccctctctgacaCAGAGGAGCCCCAGcaggagatacagacagagactcATCACACTGTAGACCCCCTACCCCTAGTAGAGAACCTTCCCCACAGCATGTCCATCTCCTGCGACCACAACTACACCGTAGAGGACACGGTTCAGCAGAAGAAGAGGATTGAGCAGCTGGAGGAACAGCTGGACAAGCTGAGGAAGAAGTTAAAGACCGTGCAGCAGAAGTGTCGGAGGCAGGAGAGACAGTTGAAGAGGTTTAAGGCTATCGGAGAGTTCCAGAGGGTGAACAGGGACCCGGCGCTAGGGGAGGGATATGTCATTCTACCCAAACAGCTTTACGATGCGCTCAAAGGGATTGAGCCCGTAGAGGGCCCGTGA
- the LOC120025903 gene encoding THAP domain-containing protein 1 isoform X2: MRRNNFKPTRYSNICSQHFTKDCFKPECNNRVLKESAVPSLFCFSKLQIKAESLADPFPPEMDFPLTLPSLPLSDTEEPQQEIQTETHHTVDPLPLVENLPHSMSISCDHNYTVEDTVQQKKRIEQLEEQLDKLRKKLKTVQQKCRRQERQLKRFKAIGEFQRVNRDPALGEGYVILPKQLYDALKGIEPVEGP, from the exons ATGAGGAGAAACAACTTCAAACCTACCAGATACAGTAATATCTGCTCTCAGCATTTCACCAAAGACTGCTTCAAACCAGAGTGTAACAACAGAGTCCTGAAGGAGAGTGCTGTGCCTTCACTATTCTGTTTCAGTAAACTACAAATCAAg GCAGAGTCCTTGGCAGACCCGTTCCCTCCAGAGATGGACTTCCCTCtgaccctcccctccctccccctctctgacaCAGAGGAGCCCCAGcaggagatacagacagagactcATCACACTGTAGACCCCCTACCCCTAGTAGAGAACCTTCCCCACAGCATGTCCATCTCCTGCGACCACAACTACACCGTAGAGGACACGGTTCAGCAGAAGAAGAGGATTGAGCAGCTGGAGGAACAGCTGGACAAGCTGAGGAAGAAGTTAAAGACCGTGCAGCAGAAGTGTCGGAGGCAGGAGAGACAGTTGAAGAGGTTTAAGGCTATCGGAGAGTTCCAGAGGGTGAACAGGGACCCGGCGCTAGGGGAGGGATATGTCATTCTACCCAAACAGCTTTACGATGCGCTCAAAGGGATTGAGCCCGTAGAGGGCCCGTGA